Proteins found in one Methylophilaceae bacterium genomic segment:
- a CDS encoding uroporphyrinogen decarboxylase: MQALQNDTFLKALMCESTNYTPVWMMRQAGRYLPEYKATRQDAGSFMDLCRNAQFATDVTLQPLDRYPLLDAAILFSDILTVPDAMGLGLSFEAGEGPRFEKTLQQEADIRKLTVPDMADLQYVFNAVSSIRKALNGRVPLIGFSGSPWTLATYMIEGKGGTDFLTTKKMAYARPDLLHHILETTAQTVIQYLNAQIDAGAQAVMIFDSWGGALSHHAYIEFSLHYMKKIIAGLTKYADGRKVPAVMFTKGGGLWLEAQAESGADALGLDWTIDIGQARVRVGKQVALQGNLDPAVLLSTPQAIEKEVINILSSYGHGNGHVFNLGHGITQWTPPENAAAFLEAVRKHSLQYHR; the protein is encoded by the coding sequence ATGCAAGCATTACAAAACGATACATTTTTAAAAGCACTCATGTGTGAGTCAACTAACTACACGCCCGTTTGGATGATGCGTCAGGCTGGACGCTATTTACCTGAATATAAAGCAACGCGGCAAGATGCAGGTAGTTTTATGGATTTGTGTCGAAACGCACAATTTGCGACAGATGTGACATTACAACCATTAGATCGATATCCATTGCTAGATGCGGCTATTTTATTTTCAGATATTTTAACTGTTCCTGATGCTATGGGTTTGGGTTTATCATTTGAGGCAGGTGAAGGCCCAAGGTTTGAGAAAACGTTACAACAAGAAGCCGATATTAGAAAGCTGACTGTGCCAGATATGGCTGATCTGCAGTATGTATTTAATGCGGTATCTAGCATTCGTAAAGCATTAAATGGGCGCGTGCCTTTGATTGGTTTTTCTGGTAGCCCTTGGACCCTAGCCACCTATATGATTGAAGGAAAAGGCGGTACTGACTTCTTAACAACAAAAAAAATGGCGTATGCACGCCCAGATTTATTGCATCACATTTTAGAAACAACGGCACAAACCGTCATTCAATATTTGAATGCACAAATTGATGCTGGCGCGCAAGCCGTGATGATTTTTGATTCATGGGGTGGTGCACTTTCACACCATGCTTATATTGAATTTTCGCTGCATTATATGAAAAAGATTATTGCTGGTTTAACCAAATATGCAGATGGTCGAAAAGTGCCTGCTGTGATGTTTACCAAAGGTGGTGGCCTGTGGTTAGAAGCACAAGCCGAGTCTGGTGCCGATGCATTAGGACTAGACTGGACGATAGATATTGGTCAAGCGAGAGTGCGCGTGGGTAAGCAAGTAGCACTGCAAGGTAATTTAGACCCTGCAGTTTTATTATCAACACCACAAGCGATAGAAAAAGAAGTGATTAATATCTTATCTAGCTATGGTCATGGTAACGGACATGTTTTTAATCTAGGTCATGGCATTACGCAATGGACGCCCCCAGAAAATGCCGCTGCTTTTTTGGAGGCTGTGCGCAAACACAGTCTACAATACCATCGTTAA
- a CDS encoding glutamate synthase subunit alpha, whose protein sequence is MDINNSINQQDSKLTRPAIAKLAPAKQGLYSPNNEHDACGVGFVAHIKGKKSHQIVQQGLELLTNLTHRGATGYDPKLGDGAGLLMQIPDAFLRDEMAKLNITLPPVGQYAVGNLFLPQVSSNRAQCEGVIENILQEEGQQLIGWRDVPVDNSNIAQAARDVEPMMRQLFIGSSFDDQNAFERKCYVMRKRIEHAVRALNIQDNAYFYVPSLSSRTIVYKGMLLANEVGVYYQDLTDERVVSALALVHQRFSTNTFPSWHLAHPFRMIAHNGEINTVQGNVNWMTARHAAMHSELLGEDLEKVWPLIVPGRSDSACFDNCLELLVAGGYSVPHAMMMMIPEAWSEKTIMDDDRRAFYEYHAAIMEPWDGPAAVAFTDGKIIGATLDRNGLRPARYLVTDDDIVMMASEMGVLTFPEEKIVKKWRLQPGKMLMIDMEQGRIIDDEEVKSTLTTAKPYRQWIDATRYNIADLPKVEAKFDLKASLLDTQQAFGMTQEDIKFLLEPMIKNGEEAAGSMGNDAALPVLSSKPKVLYNYFKQLFAQVTNPPIDPIREEMVMSLVTFLGPKPNLLEMNETKPDPRLEGSQPILSEDAFAKIMAIKSITNGDYNAISLDICYPVSQGVAGMSAALSALCAKAEQSVANGFNIIVLNDMNMDADMVAIPALLATSAVHMHLVEAGLRTQTGLVVSTGSAREVHHFALLAGYGAEAVFPWLTYKTIASIADQPVESCEKFIKAIGKGLYKVMSKMGISTYQSYCGAHIFEAIGLNSQFINRYFKGTTTQIEGIGLEQVAEEALRLHQAAFGNDPVLSNALDAGGEYAYRVRGEEHMWTPQSVAKLQHATRTNQYETYKEYAKLINDQTRRHMTLRGLFEIKPAGKAIPLEQVESAKEIVKRFATGAMSMGSISTEAHATLAIAMNRIGGKSNTGEGGEDKKRYIPVATDTTMSAVFGQEFIEADVKLKAGDSMRSRIKQVASGRFGVTAEYLASADQIQIKMAQGAKPGEGGQLPGHKVSQYIAMLRFSVPGVGLISPPPHHDIYSIEDLAQLIHDLKNANPNATISTKLVSETGIGTVAAGVAKAKSDHIVVAGHDGGTGASPLTSVKHAGTPWELGLAETQQTLVLNQLRGRVIVQADGQMKTGRDVVVGALLGADEFGFATAPLVVEGCIMMRKCHLNTCPVGVATQDPELRKKFTGQPEHVVNYFFFVAEEIRELMASIGIAKFSDLIGRADLLDMQAGIDHWKINGLDFSKIFHLPDMPASVARHHVDDQDHGLINALDNRLIEKAKPAIENGEKVVIDTPIVNTNRTVGTMLSNQIASKYGNAGLPDNTININFTGTSGQSFAAFLAKGITFTLIGEGNDYVGKGLSGGRIIIKPPAAFRGISHENIIVGNTVMYGATAGETYFSGVAGERFCVRNSGASTVVEGVGNHGCEYMTGGTVVVLGLTGQNFAAGMSGGVAYVYDVDGQFAKRCNMSMVALEKVESADADIGKVQHLGQPDENILKRLIQHHAELTGSQRAKAILADWDKQRAQFVKVMPIEYKRALTELAALASKEAA, encoded by the coding sequence ATGGATATAAACAATTCAATTAATCAGCAGGATTCTAAATTGACAAGACCAGCAATCGCTAAATTAGCACCAGCAAAACAAGGCTTATATAGCCCGAATAATGAACACGACGCCTGTGGCGTAGGTTTTGTTGCACACATTAAAGGCAAAAAGAGTCATCAAATTGTTCAACAGGGTTTGGAGCTACTCACAAACTTAACACACCGTGGTGCAACAGGTTATGACCCTAAGTTAGGTGATGGTGCTGGCTTGTTAATGCAAATTCCAGATGCATTTTTGCGCGATGAAATGGCGAAATTAAACATTACGTTGCCACCCGTTGGGCAATATGCTGTTGGTAATTTATTTTTGCCGCAAGTATCAAGCAATAGAGCGCAATGCGAAGGCGTGATTGAGAATATTCTGCAAGAAGAAGGGCAGCAACTGATCGGTTGGCGTGACGTGCCTGTAGACAATAGCAACATTGCACAAGCAGCGCGCGATGTTGAACCGATGATGCGTCAATTATTTATTGGTAGTAGTTTTGATGATCAAAATGCATTTGAACGTAAATGCTATGTGATGCGTAAGCGTATCGAACATGCAGTACGTGCATTGAATATCCAAGACAATGCTTATTTTTATGTGCCTTCTCTTTCTTCGCGTACCATCGTTTATAAAGGCATGTTATTAGCCAATGAAGTGGGTGTGTATTACCAAGATTTGACAGATGAGCGTGTGGTATCTGCATTGGCGTTAGTGCACCAACGTTTCTCAACAAATACTTTTCCATCATGGCATTTGGCACACCCTTTCCGCATGATTGCGCACAATGGTGAAATTAATACTGTGCAAGGCAATGTGAATTGGATGACTGCACGCCATGCGGCAATGCATTCTGAGTTATTGGGTGAAGATTTAGAAAAAGTGTGGCCATTAATTGTGCCAGGTCGTTCAGATTCTGCTTGTTTTGATAACTGTTTAGAGTTATTAGTTGCAGGCGGCTATAGTGTGCCGCATGCCATGATGATGATGATTCCAGAAGCTTGGAGTGAAAAAACCATTATGGATGATGATAGGCGTGCTTTCTATGAATACCATGCTGCGATTATGGAACCATGGGATGGGCCAGCGGCAGTAGCATTTACCGATGGCAAAATCATTGGTGCCACACTCGATCGCAATGGCTTACGACCAGCGCGTTATTTAGTGACAGATGATGATATCGTGATGATGGCTTCTGAAATGGGAGTGTTAACTTTCCCAGAAGAAAAAATCGTCAAAAAATGGCGATTACAGCCAGGCAAGATGTTGATGATTGACATGGAACAGGGCCGTATCATTGACGATGAAGAAGTCAAAAGTACATTAACAACAGCCAAGCCTTATCGTCAATGGATAGACGCAACCCGTTACAATATTGCTGATTTGCCAAAAGTGGAAGCAAAGTTTGATTTGAAAGCAAGCTTGTTAGATACGCAACAAGCATTTGGCATGACGCAAGAAGATATTAAATTCTTGCTCGAGCCGATGATTAAAAACGGTGAAGAGGCTGCTGGCTCTATGGGTAATGATGCAGCGCTGCCGGTGTTATCAAGCAAACCTAAAGTGTTATACAACTACTTTAAGCAATTATTCGCACAAGTCACTAACCCACCAATCGATCCGATTCGTGAAGAAATGGTGATGTCTTTAGTGACATTCTTAGGGCCAAAACCCAACTTGCTGGAGATGAATGAAACCAAGCCAGATCCGCGCTTAGAAGGTAGTCAGCCGATATTAAGCGAAGACGCATTTGCCAAAATTATGGCGATTAAATCCATTACGAACGGCGATTACAACGCAATCTCATTGGATATCTGTTATCCAGTTTCGCAAGGCGTTGCTGGCATGTCGGCTGCGTTGAGTGCGTTGTGTGCAAAAGCCGAGCAATCAGTAGCAAATGGTTTTAATATCATCGTGTTGAATGACATGAATATGGATGCCGATATGGTGGCTATTCCTGCTTTATTAGCGACGTCGGCAGTGCATATGCATTTGGTAGAAGCTGGTTTGCGTACGCAAACAGGATTAGTCGTTTCAACAGGATCTGCACGTGAAGTACATCATTTTGCTTTGCTAGCAGGTTATGGCGCGGAAGCAGTATTCCCATGGTTAACGTATAAAACCATTGCGAGTATTGCTGATCAACCAGTAGAAAGCTGCGAGAAGTTTATTAAAGCCATTGGCAAAGGCTTATATAAAGTGATGTCAAAAATGGGTATTTCTACCTACCAGTCATATTGTGGCGCGCATATCTTTGAAGCGATTGGTTTAAATTCACAATTTATTAATAGATACTTTAAAGGCACGACAACACAAATAGAAGGGATAGGCCTAGAGCAAGTTGCGGAAGAAGCGTTGCGTTTACATCAGGCCGCTTTTGGTAATGATCCCGTTCTTAGCAACGCGTTAGATGCAGGCGGTGAGTATGCTTATCGTGTGCGTGGCGAAGAGCATATGTGGACGCCGCAATCGGTCGCTAAATTGCAACATGCGACACGCACCAACCAATATGAAACCTATAAAGAATATGCAAAATTAATTAACGATCAAACACGTCGTCATATGACGTTGCGTGGTTTGTTTGAGATTAAACCTGCAGGAAAAGCGATACCTTTAGAGCAGGTTGAATCAGCCAAAGAAATTGTTAAACGTTTCGCAACCGGTGCAATGTCAATGGGTTCAATTTCAACAGAAGCACATGCAACATTGGCTATCGCAATGAATCGTATTGGTGGTAAATCCAATACTGGTGAGGGTGGTGAGGATAAAAAGCGCTATATTCCTGTTGCGACAGACACCACCATGTCTGCAGTATTTGGTCAAGAATTTATTGAAGCTGATGTTAAATTAAAAGCAGGCGATTCAATGCGTTCTCGCATTAAACAAGTCGCTAGTGGTCGCTTTGGTGTGACGGCTGAATATTTAGCAAGTGCTGATCAAATTCAAATTAAAATGGCGCAAGGCGCAAAACCAGGTGAAGGTGGTCAATTACCAGGCCATAAAGTGAGCCAGTATATTGCGATGTTACGTTTTAGTGTGCCGGGCGTTGGGTTGATTTCTCCGCCACCACATCATGATATTTATTCGATTGAAGATTTGGCGCAATTGATTCATGACTTAAAAAATGCAAATCCAAATGCAACTATCTCGACTAAGTTGGTCTCTGAAACGGGTATCGGTACTGTAGCAGCTGGTGTAGCAAAAGCAAAATCAGACCACATTGTGGTCGCTGGCCATGATGGTGGAACAGGCGCCTCGCCACTCACTTCGGTGAAGCATGCGGGTACACCATGGGAGCTAGGCCTTGCTGAGACACAACAAACCTTGGTCTTAAACCAATTACGTGGACGTGTAATTGTCCAAGCCGATGGTCAAATGAAAACAGGGCGCGATGTAGTGGTTGGCGCTTTATTAGGTGCTGATGAGTTTGGCTTTGCAACAGCGCCGTTGGTTGTTGAAGGTTGTATTATGATGCGCAAGTGTCATTTAAATACTTGTCCAGTGGGTGTTGCAACACAAGATCCAGAGTTGCGCAAGAAGTTTACCGGCCAGCCAGAACATGTTGTTAATTATTTCTTTTTCGTCGCTGAAGAGATTCGCGAATTAATGGCAAGCATCGGCATTGCTAAATTCAGCGATTTAATTGGACGTGCAGATTTGCTTGATATGCAAGCTGGTATTGATCATTGGAAAATTAATGGTTTGGATTTTAGCAAAATCTTCCATCTACCAGATATGCCAGCCAGTGTAGCCAGACACCATGTTGATGATCAAGATCATGGATTAATTAATGCACTCGATAATCGTCTAATTGAAAAAGCAAAACCAGCCATTGAAAACGGCGAAAAAGTCGTGATTGATACACCAATAGTGAATACCAATCGCACAGTAGGTACCATGCTGTCCAATCAAATTGCAAGCAAATATGGTAACGCTGGACTGCCTGACAACACCATTAATATTAATTTTACGGGTACTTCAGGTCAAAGCTTTGCTGCATTTTTAGCCAAAGGTATTACGTTTACTTTAATAGGTGAGGGTAATGATTACGTCGGAAAAGGCTTGAGCGGCGGTCGCATTATTATTAAACCACCTGCTGCATTCCGCGGTATTTCACATGAAAATATTATTGTTGGCAACACGGTCATGTACGGCGCTACAGCGGGTGAAACCTATTTTAGCGGTGTAGCAGGTGAGCGTTTCTGTGTCCGTAATTCAGGCGCATCAACCGTTGTTGAGGGTGTTGGTAATCATGGCTGTGAATATATGACTGGTGGTACAGTTGTTGTCCTTGGTTTGACAGGACAAAATTTTGCAGCTGGCATGAGTGGTGGAGTGGCCTATGTTTATGATGTAGATGGTCAATTTGCTAAACGTTGCAACATGAGCATGGTGGCATTAGAAAAGGTTGAGTCGGCTGATGCTGATATTGGCAAGGTACAACACTTAGGTCAGCCTGATGAGAACATCTTAAAACGCTTAATTCAGCATCATGCAGAATTAACAGGTAGCCAACGTGCTAAAGCTATTTTGGCAGATTGGGATAAGCAAAGAGCGCAATTTGTTAAAGTAATGCCAATTGAATATAAACGTGCACTAACCGAGTTAGCTGCACTAGCCAGTAAGGAAGCCGCATAA
- a CDS encoding cold-shock protein: protein MATGTVKWFNDSKGFGFITPDEGGDDLFAHFSAIVDSGYKSLKENEKVTFDVTDGPKGKQASNIQKA, encoded by the coding sequence ATGGCAACAGGAACAGTAAAATGGTTTAATGATTCAAAAGGTTTTGGGTTTATTACGCCAGATGAAGGTGGTGACGATTTATTCGCTCACTTTTCAGCAATCGTTGATAGCGGTTACAAAAGTTTGAAAGAAAACGAAAAAGTAACATTCGACGTTACTGATGGTCCAAAAGGTAAACAAGCTTCTAACATTCAAAAAGCTTAA
- the infA gene encoding translation initiation factor IF-1, with product MAKEELIEMNGVVTEVLPDSRYRVTLENDHKLIAYAGGKMKKNHIRILAGDNVTLELSPYDINNGRITFRHIEQGSNSFTPRKKRY from the coding sequence TTGGCTAAAGAAGAATTAATTGAGATGAATGGTGTGGTAACAGAGGTGTTACCAGATTCGCGTTATCGTGTGACGTTAGAAAATGATCATAAGTTGATTGCCTACGCTGGTGGTAAGATGAAAAAAAATCATATCCGTATCTTGGCGGGTGATAACGTAACGTTAGAGTTGTCGCCATATGATATTAATAATGGTCGCATTACATTTAGGCATATTGAGCAAGGTAGTAATAGTTTTACACCTAGAAAAAAAAGATACTAG
- a CDS encoding glutamate synthase subunit beta, with the protein MGKVTGFKEFERLAEANIPVQERVKNYKEFVLHLSDEEAKVQGARCMDCGIPFCTSGCPVNNIIPDFNDLVYQQDWKQAIDVLHSTNNFPEFTGRICPAPCEAACTLNINDDAVGIKSIEHAIIDKAWENDWVIPQINPHKTGKKVAVVGSGPAGLAAAQQLARVGHDVTVLEKNDRIGGLLRYGIPDFKMEKLHIDRRMAQMQAEGVTFKTNQYVGENVKASDVLNDYDAVILAGGAEYPRDLPVPGRDLDGVHFAMDFLAPNNKVVAGDHIPNQIKATGKHVVVIGGGDTGSDCVGTSNRHGAASVTQFELMPQPPVQENRALTWPNWPLKMRTSSSHEEGAERDWSVGTKALIGKNGKVTGLKGVKLAWEGREMAEVPGSEFIIKADLVLLAMGFVSPLQNVLDAFGVEKDNRGNAKATTDGDGCYHTSQDKVFAAGDMRRGQSLVVWAIREGRQCARAVDEYLMGSSVLPR; encoded by the coding sequence ATGGGTAAAGTAACAGGATTTAAAGAGTTTGAGCGACTAGCGGAAGCTAATATTCCCGTTCAAGAGCGCGTAAAAAATTACAAAGAGTTTGTGCTGCATTTGAGTGATGAAGAAGCAAAAGTACAAGGCGCACGCTGTATGGATTGCGGTATTCCATTTTGTACATCTGGCTGCCCAGTCAACAATATTATCCCCGATTTCAATGACTTGGTTTATCAGCAAGACTGGAAGCAAGCGATTGATGTCTTGCATTCCACAAACAACTTTCCAGAGTTTACAGGACGCATCTGTCCCGCGCCTTGCGAGGCAGCTTGCACCTTAAATATTAATGATGATGCAGTTGGTATTAAATCCATCGAACATGCCATTATTGATAAAGCATGGGAAAACGATTGGGTTATTCCACAAATCAACCCTCATAAAACGGGTAAAAAAGTAGCCGTAGTAGGGTCAGGCCCTGCTGGATTAGCTGCCGCACAACAATTAGCGCGTGTTGGTCATGATGTTACAGTGCTTGAAAAGAATGATCGTATAGGTGGATTATTGCGTTACGGTATTCCTGACTTTAAGATGGAAAAGTTGCATATTGACCGCCGTATGGCACAAATGCAAGCAGAAGGCGTCACTTTTAAAACAAATCAATACGTAGGTGAAAACGTTAAAGCAAGTGATGTATTGAACGACTATGATGCTGTTATATTGGCTGGTGGTGCAGAATACCCCCGAGATTTGCCTGTGCCTGGGCGCGATTTAGACGGTGTGCATTTTGCCATGGATTTTCTAGCACCTAATAATAAAGTCGTCGCTGGCGATCATATTCCCAACCAAATAAAAGCCACGGGCAAGCATGTTGTGGTGATTGGCGGCGGTGATACCGGCTCTGATTGCGTGGGCACCTCTAACCGTCATGGTGCAGCGAGTGTGACCCAGTTTGAATTGATGCCACAACCGCCAGTTCAAGAAAATCGTGCATTAACATGGCCAAATTGGCCGCTTAAAATGCGCACATCAAGCTCGCATGAAGAAGGTGCAGAGCGTGATTGGTCTGTGGGCACAAAAGCATTAATTGGTAAAAACGGCAAAGTAACTGGTCTAAAAGGTGTCAAGCTAGCGTGGGAAGGTCGCGAAATGGCTGAAGTACCAGGCTCAGAATTTATCATCAAAGCAGATTTAGTTTTATTGGCAATGGGCTTCGTTTCACCGTTACAAAATGTGCTTGATGCATTTGGTGTAGAAAAAGACAATCGCGGTAACGCAAAAGCAACAACTGATGGTGATGGTTGCTATCACACCAGTCAAGATAAAGTATTTGCTGCTGGCGATATGCGTCGTGGTCAATCACTCGTTGTATGGGCTATTCGTGAAGGCAGACAGTGCGCGCGAGCGGTAGATGAGTATTTAATGGGCTCATCAGTGTTACCACGCTAA